One stretch of Streptomyces sp. R21 DNA includes these proteins:
- a CDS encoding SpoIIE family protein phosphatase, whose amino-acid sequence MDPAGKQDARTAALVVGPDGVVSGWSESGHSLLGWTAEDAVGRPVTDLLAAPAPPGFPEGYGSGPDPTGLIALRHRDGSTVNALLSAHPLFGAHGRALGHAVTVQRWESRPVIADLAFEQCPFALGVYDPDLRFLWINASSGRVIAHSEEQVLGKKYRELFPDFDRSLFPERDDKPYTDQLSEVARTGKPARLITVFRPLGSDYANAWATSIWPVRDAEGRVRAVANWGFDMSAEYWARQRLLMLNEASRGIGRTLDVIGTAQELARTPVPGFVDLVTVDLFDEVLRGEEPPLSPASVSGEAIALSRAAQHSAKHDIDRDPGPPVPVSHAPGSVAARCMATGRSTVQLAAEPGHGSEWAFGPGLAADPAHWPPGNPLIDKSITAEGLTGRITVPLRARGVLLGVVAFSRSDRPEAFTADDLILAEELTAKAAVAIDNARRYSRERTTALTLQRSLLLQQLPSQEAVEVASRYLPAGTDAEVGGDWFDVIPLSGARVALVVGDVVGHGLHAAASMGRLRTAVRTLADVDLPPDELLTHLDDLVIHLASDLRPAGHFQPTGEFGATCLYTVYDPVSRRFTLASAGHPLPLIISPDGTRTPAPAQPGPPLGIGGLPFEATELELPEGSLLALYTDGLVQSRERDVDQGIAELQQVLNHSAASLEALCDTVTAAMLLERRTDDAALLLARTHALNPQHVADWDVEPDPAQVPRARKFAVDQLEAWGLEEASFVTELVVSELVTNAIRYGEPPIRLRLIRDTSLICEVSDASNTAPHLRRARAFDEGGRGLLLVAQLTQGWGTRHTTDGKTIWCAQTLTEPEPR is encoded by the coding sequence GTGGACCCTGCCGGCAAGCAGGATGCCCGCACTGCCGCGCTCGTGGTGGGCCCGGACGGCGTGGTGAGCGGCTGGAGCGAGAGCGGGCACTCGCTGCTGGGCTGGACGGCGGAGGACGCCGTAGGGCGCCCCGTGACCGACCTGCTGGCCGCTCCCGCGCCACCCGGCTTCCCCGAGGGCTACGGCAGCGGCCCCGACCCCACGGGGCTCATCGCCCTGCGCCACCGGGACGGTTCCACGGTGAACGCCCTGCTATCGGCTCACCCGCTGTTCGGCGCCCACGGCCGGGCGCTGGGCCACGCGGTGACCGTCCAGCGCTGGGAAAGCCGCCCGGTGATCGCAGATCTGGCCTTCGAACAGTGCCCCTTCGCTCTGGGCGTCTACGACCCCGATCTGCGGTTTCTGTGGATCAATGCCTCCTCGGGCCGGGTGATCGCGCACTCCGAGGAGCAAGTGCTCGGTAAGAAGTACCGCGAGCTGTTTCCCGATTTCGACCGCTCGCTGTTTCCGGAAAGGGACGACAAGCCCTACACCGACCAGCTGTCCGAAGTGGCGAGGACAGGCAAACCCGCACGTCTCATCACCGTCTTCCGCCCGCTCGGCAGCGACTACGCCAACGCCTGGGCCACCAGCATCTGGCCCGTCAGGGATGCCGAGGGCAGGGTCCGCGCGGTCGCCAACTGGGGATTCGACATGAGCGCCGAGTACTGGGCCAGGCAGCGCCTGCTCATGCTCAACGAGGCCAGTCGTGGCATCGGCCGGACTCTCGACGTGATCGGCACCGCCCAGGAACTGGCCAGGACCCCCGTGCCGGGATTCGTCGACCTCGTCACCGTGGATCTCTTCGACGAGGTACTGCGCGGAGAGGAACCGCCTCTTTCCCCCGCCTCCGTCTCCGGCGAAGCCATCGCGCTCAGCCGCGCCGCCCAGCACAGCGCGAAGCATGACATCGACCGGGACCCCGGACCCCCGGTGCCGGTGAGTCACGCTCCCGGTTCCGTCGCCGCCCGCTGCATGGCCACCGGCAGGTCCACGGTGCAGCTCGCGGCCGAACCCGGCCACGGCAGTGAATGGGCCTTCGGGCCCGGGCTCGCCGCCGATCCGGCCCACTGGCCGCCGGGCAATCCGTTGATCGACAAATCCATCACCGCGGAGGGGCTGACCGGCCGGATCACCGTGCCGCTCCGGGCCCGCGGCGTGCTGCTCGGCGTCGTCGCGTTCTCCCGCAGCGACCGGCCCGAGGCCTTCACGGCAGACGACCTGATCCTCGCCGAAGAGCTGACCGCCAAGGCAGCCGTCGCCATCGACAACGCCCGCCGGTACTCGCGCGAGCGCACGACCGCGCTGACCCTGCAACGCAGCCTGCTGCTGCAACAGCTGCCAAGCCAGGAGGCGGTCGAGGTGGCATCCCGCTACCTGCCTGCCGGGACCGACGCGGAAGTGGGTGGTGACTGGTTCGACGTCATTCCGCTCTCCGGTGCCCGGGTCGCCCTGGTCGTCGGCGATGTGGTCGGTCACGGCCTGCACGCCGCGGCCAGCATGGGCCGGTTGCGCACGGCGGTCCGCACGCTCGCCGACGTGGACCTGCCGCCGGACGAGCTGCTGACCCACCTGGACGACCTCGTCATCCACCTCGCCAGTGACCTCCGGCCCGCCGGCCACTTCCAGCCGACCGGCGAGTTCGGGGCCACCTGCCTGTACACCGTCTACGACCCGGTCTCCCGCCGCTTCACACTGGCGAGCGCAGGCCATCCGCTGCCGCTCATCATCTCCCCGGACGGCACCAGGACCCCGGCACCCGCACAGCCGGGACCACCGCTCGGCATCGGCGGGCTGCCCTTCGAGGCCACCGAACTCGAACTGCCCGAGGGCAGCCTGCTCGCCCTCTACACCGATGGACTGGTGCAAAGCCGCGAGCGCGACGTCGACCAGGGAATCGCCGAACTGCAGCAGGTCCTGAACCACTCGGCCGCCTCGCTGGAGGCCCTGTGCGACACGGTGACGGCCGCGATGCTTCTCGAACGCCGCACCGACGACGCCGCCCTGCTGCTCGCCCGCACACACGCGCTGAATCCCCAGCATGTCGCCGACTGGGACGTCGAGCCCGACCCCGCGCAGGTGCCGCGCGCCAGGAAGTTCGCCGTGGACCAGCTGGAGGCCTGGGGCCTGGAGGAGGCGTCATTCGTCACCGAACTGGTCGTCAGCGAGCTGGTCACCAACGCCATCCGATACGGCGAGCCGCCGATCAGGCTGCGGCTGATTCGCGACACCTCCCTGATCTGCGAGGTCTCCGACGCCAGCAACACCGCCCCGCACCTGCGCCGGGCGCGCGCCTTCGACGAGGGCGGCCGGGGCCTGCTGCTCGTCGCCCAGCTCACCCAGGGGTGGGGCACCCGGCACACCACCGACGGCAAGACGATCTGGTGCGCACAGACCCTCACCGAGCCCGAGCCGCGATGA
- a CDS encoding RICIN domain-containing protein, producing MTLGASWWGRGRRTGVLTAVTALLAALLTGLGAAGTARAATVDTTVSYVLVNRGSGKALDVAGASTADGAGLTQWTRTGSANQQFRFVDSGGGYYRLRAQHSGKVLDVLNHSSADHADIAQWSDLNGTNQQFRLADSPDGYVRLINRNSGKAVEVDNASTADGAKVVQFTDWGGANQQWQLVRAAGVLAQVHTAGRVKDAGNTVQYSWPGVYFEGRVSGTGVGIVLGDSAADYDVQIDGATVATLVTPGNTTHWINGLSNGTHTVRLVKRNDTPGDTSTFGGFVAAPGGAVLSRPAARNRQIEFIGDSLTVGYGNLSTSRTCTSEQLKRNTNTDVSYGALTARQLNADYQINGYSGLGMVRNYNGDRTDVTYRTFYDRALLNVSGDVWQNPGTWRPQVVVVNLGTNDFSTAINPGEPWTPDSLAAAYRSAYGDFIQKLRTRYGSDTTIVAVGAGQYAEHVQQVVKARNDAGDSRVRSWALDDSGLDFLGCDWHYSAHDDRLIAERLTSYIAGLPTGW from the coding sequence ATGACATTAGGTGCGTCGTGGTGGGGCCGCGGGCGGCGTACGGGGGTGCTGACCGCGGTGACCGCCTTACTGGCGGCGCTCCTGACGGGACTTGGTGCCGCGGGGACGGCGCGGGCGGCCACGGTGGATACGACCGTGTCGTACGTGCTGGTCAACCGTGGCAGCGGCAAGGCGCTGGATGTGGCCGGTGCGAGCACTGCCGATGGGGCGGGTCTCACGCAGTGGACGCGTACCGGCAGTGCCAACCAGCAGTTCCGGTTCGTCGACTCGGGCGGGGGCTATTACCGGCTGAGGGCGCAGCACTCCGGCAAGGTGCTGGACGTGCTGAACCACTCCAGCGCCGACCATGCGGACATCGCGCAGTGGAGCGACCTCAATGGCACCAACCAGCAGTTCCGGCTGGCCGATTCACCGGACGGTTATGTCCGGTTGATCAACCGCAACAGCGGCAAGGCCGTCGAGGTCGACAACGCCTCCACCGCGGACGGCGCCAAGGTCGTGCAGTTCACCGACTGGGGCGGGGCCAACCAGCAGTGGCAACTGGTCCGCGCGGCAGGAGTGCTGGCACAGGTGCACACCGCCGGACGGGTCAAGGACGCCGGAAACACCGTGCAGTACAGCTGGCCCGGCGTGTACTTCGAGGGCCGCGTCAGCGGCACCGGTGTGGGCATCGTGCTGGGCGACTCGGCCGCCGACTACGACGTCCAGATCGACGGAGCCACCGTCGCCACGCTCGTCACGCCCGGCAACACCACGCACTGGATCAACGGCCTGTCGAACGGCACGCACACCGTCCGGCTCGTCAAGCGCAACGACACCCCCGGGGACACCAGCACCTTCGGAGGCTTCGTCGCCGCGCCCGGCGGTGCCGTGCTGAGCAGACCGGCCGCCCGCAACCGCCAGATCGAGTTCATCGGCGACTCCCTCACGGTGGGCTACGGCAACCTCTCGACCTCCCGCACCTGCACCTCGGAACAGCTCAAGCGGAACACCAACACCGACGTGAGCTACGGCGCCCTCACCGCCCGGCAACTGAACGCCGACTACCAGATCAACGGCTACTCGGGCCTCGGCATGGTGCGCAACTACAACGGAGACCGGACGGACGTCACGTACCGGACCTTCTACGACCGTGCCCTGCTGAACGTGTCCGGCGACGTCTGGCAGAACCCGGGCACCTGGCGCCCCCAGGTCGTGGTGGTCAACCTCGGCACCAACGACTTCTCGACCGCCATCAACCCCGGCGAGCCGTGGACGCCCGACAGCCTCGCGGCCGCCTACCGCAGCGCCTACGGCGACTTCATCCAGAAGCTGCGCACGCGCTACGGGTCCGACACGACCATCGTGGCAGTCGGCGCCGGCCAGTACGCCGAACACGTCCAGCAGGTCGTCAAGGCGCGTAACGACGCCGGCGACAGCCGGGTCCGCTCCTGGGCCCTCGACGACTCGGGCCTGGACTTCCTCGGCTGCGACTGGCACTACTCGGCCCACGACGACCGGCTCATCGCCGAACGGCTCACCTCGTACATCGCCGGACTGCCGACCGGCTGGTGA
- a CDS encoding alpha-L-fucosidase produces MSSSINRRQFLAGATCVAAAAVAGGVFGAGIAQAAPSTYTPDWNSVDQHPPAPEWFQDAKFGIYFHWGVFSVPAYDNEWYPRSMYQAGSYANQHHIATYGQPSAWPYHNFINGAQDLAGNFVKFAPKLKSAGGKFDPDEWVQLFVDAGARFAGPVAEHHDGFSMWDSQVNEWNSVDKGPGLNLLRLFSTAIRAKGLKLLVAMHHAYHFNGFYEFVPAQTDSSLKKLYGQLGPSAENQLWFDKLKEVIDRAQPDILWQDFKLDAVDETQRLNFLAYYYNQANGWGREVVATYKDGMNGKGEVFDYERGGPAELTTPYWLTDDSISSSSWCYTQGIGYYTIPQMLHSFLDRVSKNGNVLLNIAPMADGTIPQAQKDILLGIGDHLKRFGESVYATRAWTAYGEGPTKMGGGAFTTPHAGTPQDIRFTRNKADNVLYATVLGWPGSSLTIKTLGSDRINLSSLTSVKLLGNTAGTYIDLPTPAQNSSGLTITLPSSAPYSAGAYVLKLNFSGTIPGLRPLAGAIAFSDVNYTGNAAVFTVGDHTAADLTAAGPGPRTLSSLRPAPGYQVIGYSGDNFTGTSWTFTAENPDLRVTGNNDQITSLKVQFNPVTYFRITNVTNGLALDSGGNVASGSNLKQWTSGDSTNLQWQAVAVGGGYYKLVNRTNGMVADGWGATADGSAARQAAWNGGTNQQWTITHRGGDHYSIANRTTGLALDGGGNVDSGSIAKQWTYGSSTNLLWTFTAL; encoded by the coding sequence ATGTCGAGTTCGATCAACAGACGCCAGTTCCTGGCCGGTGCCACGTGTGTGGCCGCGGCGGCCGTAGCCGGAGGTGTGTTCGGTGCCGGCATCGCCCAGGCGGCGCCCAGCACGTACACGCCCGACTGGAACTCGGTCGACCAGCACCCGCCGGCCCCGGAGTGGTTCCAGGACGCGAAGTTCGGGATCTACTTCCACTGGGGCGTCTTCAGCGTCCCCGCCTACGACAACGAGTGGTACCCGCGGAGCATGTACCAGGCGGGCAGCTACGCCAACCAGCACCACATCGCGACCTACGGCCAGCCATCGGCATGGCCGTACCACAACTTCATCAACGGGGCTCAGGACCTGGCGGGCAACTTCGTGAAGTTCGCGCCGAAGCTGAAGTCGGCCGGCGGCAAGTTCGACCCCGACGAGTGGGTGCAGTTGTTCGTCGACGCCGGCGCCAGGTTCGCCGGCCCGGTCGCCGAGCACCATGACGGCTTCTCCATGTGGGACAGCCAGGTCAACGAGTGGAACTCGGTGGACAAGGGTCCGGGACTGAACCTGCTGCGGCTGTTCTCCACGGCCATCCGCGCCAAGGGTCTGAAGCTACTGGTGGCCATGCACCACGCGTACCACTTCAACGGCTTCTACGAGTTCGTCCCCGCCCAGACGGACTCCAGCCTCAAGAAGCTCTACGGGCAGCTGGGTCCATCCGCGGAGAACCAACTCTGGTTCGACAAGCTCAAAGAGGTCATCGACCGCGCCCAACCCGACATCCTGTGGCAGGACTTCAAGCTGGACGCCGTCGACGAGACACAACGCCTGAACTTCCTGGCGTACTACTACAACCAGGCAAACGGCTGGGGCCGTGAAGTCGTCGCCACCTACAAGGACGGCATGAACGGCAAGGGTGAGGTCTTCGACTACGAACGCGGTGGTCCGGCCGAGCTCACCACTCCGTACTGGCTGACCGACGACAGCATCTCCAGCTCCAGTTGGTGCTACACCCAGGGCATCGGCTACTACACCATCCCGCAGATGCTGCACTCGTTCCTCGACCGGGTCAGCAAGAACGGCAACGTGCTGCTGAACATCGCGCCGATGGCCGATGGCACCATCCCCCAGGCGCAGAAGGACATCCTGCTCGGCATCGGCGACCACCTGAAGCGCTTCGGCGAGTCGGTGTACGCGACCCGCGCCTGGACGGCGTACGGCGAAGGCCCGACGAAGATGGGCGGCGGTGCGTTCACCACCCCGCACGCCGGCACGCCGCAGGACATCCGCTTCACCCGCAACAAGGCCGACAACGTCCTGTACGCCACCGTCCTGGGCTGGCCGGGCAGTTCGCTCACGATCAAGACCCTCGGCTCGGACCGGATCAACCTCTCCTCGCTCACCTCGGTGAAGCTTCTCGGGAACACCGCCGGCACCTACATCGACCTGCCCACGCCGGCCCAGAACTCCTCCGGCCTCACCATCACCCTGCCGTCCTCTGCGCCGTACAGCGCGGGCGCCTACGTCCTGAAGCTCAACTTCTCCGGCACGATCCCCGGCCTGCGGCCGCTCGCCGGCGCCATCGCCTTCAGCGACGTCAACTACACAGGCAACGCCGCCGTGTTCACCGTCGGCGACCACACCGCGGCCGACCTGACCGCCGCCGGACCGGGCCCGCGCACCCTCTCCTCCCTCCGGCCGGCCCCCGGCTACCAGGTGATCGGATACTCCGGAGACAACTTCACCGGCACCTCCTGGACCTTCACCGCCGAGAACCCCGACCTGCGCGTCACCGGCAACAACGACCAGATCACCTCGCTGAAGGTCCAGTTCAACCCGGTCACGTATTTCCGGATCACCAACGTCACCAACGGACTCGCCCTGGACAGCGGCGGCAATGTCGCCTCCGGCTCCAACCTCAAGCAATGGACCTCGGGCGACAGCACCAACCTGCAGTGGCAGGCGGTGGCGGTCGGCGGCGGCTACTACAAGCTGGTCAACCGCACGAACGGCATGGTCGCCGACGGCTGGGGCGCCACCGCCGACGGCTCCGCCGCCAGACAGGCCGCCTGGAACGGCGGCACCAACCAGCAGTGGACGATCACCCACCGCGGCGGCGACCACTATTCGATCGCCAACCGCACCACCGGCCTGGCCCTCGACGGCGGAGGCAACGTCGACTCGGGTTCCATCGCCAAGCAGTGGACCTACGGCAGCAGCACCAACCTGCTGTGGACCTTCACCGCGCTGTAG
- a CDS encoding sugar ABC transporter substrate-binding protein: protein MRVRTALCSAVSALSALALLSACSSSTTSASSDKPLIGVDYPRSDTDFWNSYIKYTPQYGKELGLDLKTTNSQNDVAKLTANAQTFISQGVKGLAMAPQDTAAIAPTLAQLEAKKIPVVTVDTRPDTGNVFMVVRADNRAYGEKACQYLGAKLGGKGKVVMLEGGLDSINGRDRTEAFNDCMKKSFPGIKVLGEATNWDGAVAAQKLQTDLTAHPDVKGIYMQSSFALSGTLQVLKQKGLLVDPKDKKHVFVVSNDGIPEELKSIAAGKIDATVSQPADLYAKYALYYLKAAIDGKTFKPGKTDHDSNIIQVRKGVLEDQLSAPLVTIDGGSYGGVPSVKSDDKSLWGNNLG, encoded by the coding sequence ATGAGAGTCAGAACCGCCCTCTGTTCAGCCGTCTCCGCCCTGTCCGCACTGGCTCTGCTCAGTGCGTGCAGCAGCTCCACCACCTCGGCGTCGAGCGACAAGCCGCTGATCGGCGTCGACTACCCCCGCTCCGACACCGACTTCTGGAACTCCTACATCAAGTACACGCCGCAGTACGGCAAGGAGTTGGGCCTGGACCTGAAGACCACCAACTCCCAGAACGACGTCGCCAAGCTCACCGCCAACGCCCAGACGTTCATCAGCCAGGGCGTCAAGGGCCTCGCGATGGCCCCGCAGGACACCGCCGCCATCGCCCCCACCCTCGCGCAACTGGAGGCGAAGAAGATCCCCGTGGTCACCGTCGACACCCGCCCCGACACCGGCAACGTGTTCATGGTCGTGCGCGCCGACAACCGCGCCTACGGCGAGAAGGCGTGCCAGTACCTCGGCGCCAAGCTCGGCGGCAAGGGCAAGGTGGTGATGCTGGAGGGTGGCCTGGACTCCATCAACGGCCGTGACCGCACAGAGGCGTTCAACGACTGCATGAAGAAGAGCTTCCCGGGCATCAAGGTGCTCGGTGAGGCCACCAACTGGGACGGCGCCGTCGCCGCGCAGAAGCTGCAGACCGACCTGACCGCCCACCCGGACGTCAAGGGCATCTACATGCAGTCCAGTTTCGCCCTGTCCGGGACGCTCCAAGTCCTCAAGCAGAAGGGCTTGTTGGTCGACCCCAAGGACAAGAAACACGTGTTCGTGGTGTCCAACGACGGCATCCCCGAGGAGCTCAAGTCCATCGCCGCGGGCAAGATCGACGCCACGGTTTCCCAGCCGGCCGACCTCTATGCGAAGTACGCCTTGTACTACCTCAAGGCCGCGATCGACGGAAAGACCTTCAAGCCCGGCAAGACCGACCACGACAGCAACATCATCCAGGTTCGCAAGGGCGTGCTGGAGGACCAGCTGTCCGCTCCTCTCGTCACCATCGACGGCGGCAGCTACGGCGGTGTGCCGAGCGTCAAGAGCGACGACAAGTCGCTGTGGGGAAACAACCTCGGCTGA
- a CDS encoding sugar ABC transporter ATP-binding protein, which translates to MSDGERAVTPAPAPADDGRAPSDPPVVEATGIVKRFGPTVALNGARITIRPGETHALVGRNGAGKSTLVSVLTGLQAPDEGTVTFGGEPSPRLNDRDGWRQRVACVYQKSTIIPTLTVAENLFLNRHDHGRNRLISWQATRHRAQELLSTWSVDVDPQSSAGDLSVEQRQFVEIARALSFGARFIILDEPTAQLDGAAINRLFDRIRDLQRQGVTFLFISHHLQEVYEICDMVTVFRDARHILTAPVTEVPRTELVAAMTGEAAADRREERASTLDPGATAALSVRALRSGEYDDVSFRIGAGEIVGLAGAAGSGRTEIAETVVGLRAADGGEVAIAGQRPRPGSVPAALAAGAGFVPQDRHHQGFVPDMSIADNATLSVPKRLGQGGFLSSRRRDRLAAGMIEHLAIKTPGPDLPVSALSGGNQQKVVMARALADDPRLLVLINPTAGVDVRSKEFLLGKVEETAGTGTGVLIASDELDDLRMCDRVLVMFQGRVTSEIARGWHDHDLVAAMEGLDLHA; encoded by the coding sequence ATGAGCGACGGGGAGCGAGCAGTCACTCCCGCGCCCGCCCCGGCGGACGACGGACGGGCCCCCTCCGACCCGCCCGTCGTCGAGGCGACGGGCATAGTCAAACGGTTCGGTCCGACGGTGGCCCTGAACGGCGCCCGGATCACCATCAGGCCCGGCGAGACCCACGCGCTCGTCGGCCGCAACGGAGCCGGCAAGTCGACCTTGGTGTCGGTCCTGACCGGCCTGCAGGCTCCCGACGAGGGAACGGTGACCTTCGGCGGTGAGCCGTCGCCCCGGCTCAACGACCGTGACGGCTGGCGGCAGCGCGTGGCCTGCGTCTACCAGAAGTCGACGATCATCCCCACGCTGACCGTCGCCGAGAACCTCTTCCTGAACCGGCACGACCACGGACGAAACCGGCTCATCAGCTGGCAGGCCACCCGTCACCGCGCACAGGAACTCCTGTCGACCTGGTCCGTGGACGTCGACCCGCAGTCTTCGGCCGGTGATCTGAGCGTCGAGCAGCGGCAGTTCGTCGAGATCGCCCGGGCCCTGTCCTTCGGAGCGCGGTTCATCATCCTCGACGAGCCGACCGCCCAGCTCGACGGGGCGGCCATCAACCGTCTCTTCGACCGCATCCGCGACCTGCAACGCCAGGGCGTGACCTTCCTGTTCATCAGTCACCATCTCCAGGAGGTCTACGAGATCTGCGACATGGTGACGGTGTTCCGCGACGCCCGGCACATCCTCACCGCCCCGGTCACGGAAGTTCCCCGAACCGAGCTGGTCGCCGCCATGACCGGTGAGGCGGCAGCCGACCGGCGCGAGGAACGGGCGAGCACCCTCGACCCCGGCGCCACGGCCGCACTGAGCGTCCGCGCTCTGCGAAGCGGCGAGTACGACGACGTCAGCTTCCGGATCGGGGCCGGCGAGATCGTCGGGCTCGCGGGCGCCGCAGGCAGCGGTCGTACCGAGATCGCCGAGACCGTCGTAGGACTGCGGGCGGCGGACGGCGGCGAGGTGGCGATCGCCGGGCAGCGGCCCCGGCCGGGCAGCGTCCCCGCGGCGCTCGCCGCCGGCGCCGGGTTCGTCCCCCAGGACCGGCACCACCAGGGCTTCGTTCCGGACATGTCGATCGCGGACAACGCCACCCTGTCCGTGCCGAAGAGGCTCGGCCAGGGCGGGTTCCTGAGCAGCCGCCGACGCGACCGGCTCGCCGCGGGCATGATCGAGCATCTGGCGATCAAGACCCCAGGTCCCGACCTGCCCGTCTCCGCCCTGTCGGGTGGCAACCAGCAGAAGGTCGTGATGGCCCGCGCCCTGGCCGACGACCCCCGGCTGCTGGTCCTGATCAACCCGACCGCGGGCGTGGACGTGCGCTCCAAGGAGTTCCTCCTCGGCAAGGTCGAGGAGACCGCGGGGACCGGCACCGGAGTGCTCATCGCCTCCGACGAACTCGACGACCTGCGCATGTGCGACCGGGTCCTGGTGATGTTCCAGGGCCGTGTGACCTCAGAGATCGCCCGCGGCTGGCACGACCACGACCTCGTGGCCGCGATGGAAGGACTGGACCTCCATGCCTGA
- a CDS encoding ABC transporter permease has translation MPETVLADTAAAKTPEPGVKRITLLGGRIPLARLRDLALVPAIVVIAVVGQIVNPVFLQTDNLINVLQTMSEMALLVLAQTMILIVKKMDLSLESTMGLAPGVAAWMVVPTGAGHGLGLLPGAWAIPVTLAVGALVGVLNALLIIRFGLNGFIVTLGMLIVLRGVLTGISGGQTFFQLPESMLYLGTAQWFGMPASIWICLVLFAVAIVVLGWTSFGRSLYAIGGNVDAAKAAGIRTDRVLRIVIVTGSVLAALAGLMLSGRLASVASAQGNGYIFTVFAAAVIGGISLNGGKGTMFGAFSGILLLFMIQNVLTLGGVPAQWIGALNGLIILVALTISRITGGKVQD, from the coding sequence ATGCCTGAAACCGTCCTCGCGGACACCGCCGCGGCCAAGACCCCGGAGCCCGGAGTGAAGCGGATCACGCTGCTCGGCGGCCGGATACCCCTGGCCCGGCTGCGCGACCTCGCGCTCGTCCCGGCCATCGTGGTCATCGCGGTCGTCGGACAGATCGTCAACCCGGTCTTCCTACAGACCGACAACCTCATCAACGTCCTGCAGACCATGTCCGAGATGGCCCTGCTGGTCCTCGCCCAGACGATGATCCTGATCGTCAAGAAGATGGACCTGTCGCTGGAGTCCACCATGGGCCTCGCACCCGGCGTCGCGGCCTGGATGGTGGTGCCGACCGGCGCGGGCCACGGACTCGGGCTGCTCCCCGGCGCGTGGGCCATCCCCGTCACCCTCGCCGTGGGCGCGCTCGTCGGCGTGCTCAACGCCCTGCTGATCATCCGCTTCGGCCTCAACGGCTTCATCGTCACCCTTGGCATGCTGATCGTGCTGCGCGGTGTCCTCACCGGCATCTCCGGCGGCCAGACCTTCTTCCAGCTGCCGGAGTCGATGCTCTACCTCGGCACCGCCCAATGGTTCGGGATGCCCGCGTCCATCTGGATCTGCCTGGTGCTGTTCGCCGTCGCGATCGTGGTGCTCGGCTGGACCAGCTTCGGGCGTTCGCTGTACGCCATCGGCGGCAACGTCGACGCAGCGAAGGCGGCCGGCATCCGCACCGACCGGGTGCTGAGGATCGTCATCGTCACCGGCAGCGTGCTCGCCGCCCTCGCCGGACTGATGCTCTCCGGACGCCTGGCCTCCGTGGCCTCGGCACAGGGCAACGGCTACATCTTCACCGTCTTCGCCGCCGCCGTCATCGGCGGGATCAGCCTCAACGGCGGCAAAGGCACCATGTTCGGGGCCTTCAGCGGCATCCTTCTGCTGTTCATGATCCAGAACGTGCTCACACTCGGTGGCGTCCCCGCCCAGTGGA